GCCCGTTCTTTGAGGGTCCCCGTCCTGAGAGGTCCCGTTGCCTGCACTGCCGAGTCTTGCACCGCCCACTGACATTGATACTCGTACGCGGGCATGCCGCCCGACCTCGATCACACTGGGTGACCGCAGAAACTCATATCGTCGTCACATCCTCCCGCGCGCCGCCGTGCGCTCGGGTGCCCGACCCCGTCATGATCGGACGGCCGACCGCCATGAACGAGGCGTTGATCGGGCGTTGATCGAACGTTTTTCGCCGCCCGGAACGATCTCGCTCATGCACATCGACACGATCACCCCGGCCGACCTCGCCTGGCAGACGCAGGCGCTGTGCGCGCAGACCGGGGCGGACTTCTTCTTTCCCGAGCCGGGCAGTTCGGTGCGCGAGGCCAAGCGCATCTGCGGCATGTGCGAGATGCGCACCGCCTGCCTGGAGTACGCGCTGGCGAACGACGAGCGCTTCGGCGTCTGGGGCGGCCTGTCGGAGAAGGAGCGGCTGCACCTCAGGCGCACGACCCACTGACCCGCCGGTCCCTGGTCGCGGCGCGTAAATCGGTAGGCCCGGCCGACGACCCGCCGTTACGATCGCCGGGCGCGGCCGGACGTAGCGCAGAGGCAGTCGCGCCGCCTTCTCAGGGCGGACACGCCGGTTCGAATCCGGTCGTCCGGACCGCGCGGGTGGGCCGGTAGCGCAGAGGCAGGCGCACTTCCATGGCATGGAGGACACGCCGGTTCGAATCCGGCCCGGCCCACCACAGAGCGGCACGGACGGGCGGGGACACATGAGTGACGCGATCGGCGCGGAGGAGCTGGCCGCCTTCCACCGCACGGTGGGCAAACTGCGGGCGCTGCCCGCCGACGACCCGGTACGCCTGCGCGCCGAGCAGGTCGCCGCCTCCTTCGCCCGAGAGGGCCGGCTGCGGCGGCGAAAGACCCGCGGCGTCGAACTGTCCGCCGCTGACGCCGAGGGGATGGCCGCGACCGCCACCGGCGCCCGCGACCGGCGCGAGGACGCACCGCTGGCCCTGGAAGACGGCCGTACCGGCGGGGTCTTCCGCAAGCCGCGCACCTGCTACGTCTGCAAGTCGCCCTATCGACAGGTCGATTCCTTCTACCACCGGCTGTGCCCCGAGTGCGCCGCGCACAACACCGCCCGCCGCGGCCTGAGCACCGACCTGAGCGGGCGCCGCGCACTGCTCACCGGCGGCCGGGTGAAGATCGGCTTCCAGTTGGCGCTGATGATGCTGCGGGACGGCGCCGAGCTGCTGGTCACCTCACGCTTCCCGCACGACACCGTGCGCCGCTTCCGGGCCGAGGCGGGCAGCGAGAAGTGGCTCGACCGGCTGACCGTCCTCGCCGTCGACCTGCGCGACCCGCGTCAGGTGCTGGGCCTGTGCGAGGAGTTGCGGCAGGAGGGCGAGCCACTGGACATCCTCGTCAACAACGCCGCCCAGACCGTGCGCAGGCCGCCCGAGTCGTACGCACTGCTCGCCGCCGGCGAGTACGAGGCGCTGCCCGAGGGAGCCCGCCGGGCGCCCGGCTTCGCGCCGCTGCGGATGCTGGAGTCAGGGGCGTCTTCCCTGCCCGTCGCGCTGCGCGAGGCCGACGAGGCCGGGCTGCTGCCCGACCCGTCCCCGGAGAACTCCTGGTCGGCCCGGCTCGGCGACCTGGACCCGGCCGAGGTCCTGGAGACCCAGCTCGTCAACGCGCTCGCCCCGACCCTGCTGTGCGACCGCCTGCTGCCCCTGCTGCTCGCCTCCCCGCACCCGCGCCGGTACGTGGTCAACGTGACCGCCGTGGAGGGCCGGTTCGCCGTGCGCAACAAGATGGCCGGCCATCCGCACACCAACATGGCCAAGGCCGCGCTCAACATGCTCACCCGCACCAGCGCCGCCGAACTCGCCGGGCAGGGCGTGCACATGTGCGCCGTCGACACCGGATGGATCACCGACGAGAACCCGGCACCGAAGAAGGCCCGGATGGCGGACGCGGGCTTCCGCACGCCGCTGGACGTGGTGGACGGGGCGGCACGCGTGTACGACCCCATCGTGCGCGGCGAGGCCGGGCATCCCGTGTCCGGGGTGTTCCTCAAGGACTACCGGGAGGCGCAGTGGTGAGCGAGGAGCCGCAGGGGACGCCGGAGGGCTTCGCCGGTGTGCCGTACGTCGTGCCGCGTCCGCTCGCCGAACTGGGCCCGCTGCTCGACTGGTTGCGGGCCGGCCGCCCGGCCGGGGAGCGCCTGGACTTCACGGCCGGCACCGCCCTGCCCGACGGGCGCCTCGACCTGTGCAAGCAGGGACTCGGCGCGCGGGGCGCCGCCCTGGTCGCCGAGGCGCTGTCCCAAGGACCGTCTCCGGTACGGCACTTGCTGCTCGGCACCGATGCCCTGGGCGACGCCGGTGCCGCCGCCGTGGCCGGGACGGGCACGGCCGTCGAGACGCTCTACCTCGGCTGCAACGGCATCACCACGAACGGCGCCTGCCGGATCGCCGACCAGCTAAGGGCTTCTCCGCAGGCGCAGGCGCAGGCCGTCACCGGCGTCTGGCTCAAACGCAACCCGCTGGGCAGCGGGGGAGGACGGGCGGCGGCCGAACTCCTGGAATCCGCACGGTCGTTGCGCACTCTGGACCTGGTCCAGACCGGCCTCGACGCGGCGGGCGCCACCGTCCTCGCCGACGCACTGCTGGCGGCGGCCGCGGGCGGGCGTCGTATCGAGCGGCTCTTCGTCGGCGGCAACCCGCTGGGAGCAGCGGGTGCGGAGCCGCCTGCCGCGGTGATCGCCGCGGGCGCGATCGACGAACTGTACGTCTCGGCGGCCGGGTTGGGCGACGCGGGCGCGCTGTGCCTCGCCGACGCCCTGGAGCGGGCGCCGTACGGACGGCTCACCCGGCTGTCCGTCGCTAGTGCCGCGGCAGGCAACGTTTGCCCCGTCGCGACGCCCGGCACGCACTCTCGCCGCACCGGGCACAGACCCAAGTACATCCAGTACGAGGGCCTGCGCCCGGCACGGCGAGAGCACGCACCGGACGCCGCTCCTTGACGGGCAAACGTTGCCTGCCGCGGCACTAGCAACGGCATCGGACCGCGGGCGGCGGCCCGGCTCGTGTCGGCGGCGACCGCGGCCGGGGTCACCCTGCTGGACCTCGGCCGGGTACGGGCGGTGGCGGTGCTTGGCGCGGCCGACAACCACATCGACCTGGCAGCCGCCGAGACGATCGCCGAGGCCCTCGCGGGCACGGCCCACCGCCTCAAGCACCTCGTCCTCACCCACACCGGGCTGCGCAGCCGCGAGGCCCACCGTCTCCTCGACACCGCGCCCCGCGCCACCACGGCCACCCGCTTCGTGCTGGGCCGGGGCGTCGCAGCGAGCGTCAAGCGCCGCCTGGACGCGCTCAGCGCGCACGTGCCGGCCCCGACGGTCCCGGCCGACGTGGCGGCCGTACGCAGCGTGCACCGGACCGCCCACGAGGAGCGGCCGGTTCACTGAGGCCTGTTCGGCGGATCAGGTCGCAGACGGGGGTCTGGCACGTACCTCTGCCCTAAGCTCTGCCTCAAGGGCGGGGTCGTAGCGCAGAGGCAGGCGCGCCGGTCTCCAGAACTGGAACACGCTGGTTCGAATCCAGCCGCCCCGCACCCTGACGGCACGGCGGCTGTCAGGCGCCCGCCCGGGCCGCCATCCGGGCCTTGCGCGCCGCCAGCTTCTCGTCGAACTTGGAGGCCTCCGAGTCCAGGCCGCTCATGTACAGGCCCAGCTCCTCCTGCGCCTTGAGGCCCTCCGGGCCGAGACCGTCGATCTCCAGGACCTTCAGGAAGCGCAGGACGGGCTGGATGACGTCGTCGTGGTGGATGCGCATGTTGTAGATCTCGCCGATCGCCATCTGCGCGGCGGCCCGCTCGAAGCCGGGCATGCCGTGACCGGGCATGCGGAAGTTCACGATCACGTCGCGCACCGCCTGCATCGTCAGGTCGGGCGCGAGGTCGAAGGCGGCCTTCAGCAGGTTGCGGTAGAAGACCATGTGGAGGTTCTCGTCGGTCGCGATGCGCGCCAGCATGCGGTCGCAGACCGGGTCACCCGACTGGTGGCCGGTGTTGCGGTGCGAGACGCGGGTCGCCAGCTCCTGGAAGGCGACGTAGGCCACCGAGTGCAGCATCGAGTGGCGGTTGTCCGACTCGAAGCCCTCGCTCATGTGGGCCATCCGGAACTGCTCCAGCTTGTCCGGGTCCACCGCGCGCGAGGTGAGCAGGTAGTCGCGCATCACGATGCCGTGCCGGCCCTCCTCGGCGGTCCAGCGGTGCACCCAGGTGCCCCAGGCGCCGTCACGGCCGAAGAGGCTGGCGATCTCGTGGTGGTAGCTGGGGAGGTTGTCCTCGGTGAGCAGGTTCACCACCAGCGCGATCCGGCCGATCTCGGTGACCTTGGACTGCTCCTTCTCCCAGGCCTCGCCGTCCTCGAAGATGCCCGGGAAGTTCCGGCCGTCGCTCCACGGCACGTACTCGTGCGGCATCCAGTCCTTGGCGACGCTCAGGTGGCGGTTGAGCTCCTTCTCGACGACTTCCTCCAGCGCGTACAGCAGCCGGGCGTCGGTCCAGGCCGAGGACGGGCTGCCGAGGTGAGGGGAAGTGATCGTCACGGGTACTCCAGGGGGACGCGGAAATGGGGTACGAGTCGGCGAGCGGTGCCGGCAACCTACGGAATCGTAGGCTACGAATCCGTAGGTTACGAAGCCGTAGGTTAAAGGCGCTGTAAAGATCCCTGATCAGCCGTGTTCCCCGAGCATGACAAACGGCCCCGGGAACCGCAGGTCCCGCGTCCGAACGGGTGGTGCGCTCACCCGGTCATGCATACAGTCCGCGCATCCGCACCGAGAGGCATGTCACACAGCCCTCGAGCTTCTCGAACTCGCTGATGTCGACCAGGACCGGCTCGTGGCCCAGGTCGGCGAGCAACTCCGCGGTCTTCGGCGCGCTCGCCGCCATCAGCAGCTTCTCGCCGCCCAGCAGCACCACGTGCGACCCGGACTCCTCCGGCACCGACAAGAAGCGCGGGAACAGTGACGGCTTGTCCACCTTGGGGATGTGCCCGACGACCGTCCCGTCGGGCAGCGCGGTGACCGACGACTTCAGGTGCAGCACCTTGCTCACCGGCACGGCGACGATCCGCGCCCCGAGCGGCTCGAAGGCGGCCCGCAGCTGCTGGACGCCGGCCGCGTTCGTGCGGCCGCCCCGGCCGACGTAGACCGTGTCGTCGATCTTCAGCACGTCACCGCCGTCCAGCGTCCCCGGCTCCCATATCCAGTTCACCGAGCAGCCCAGGCGGGCCACGGCCTCCTCGACGCCCATCGTTTCGGCACGCCGGGACCGTGCGCCCGGACGGGTGATCAGCGCGACGTTCTTGTACATGACGACCGTGTCCTCGACGAACACCGAGTCGGGACAGTCGTCGGCCGGGTCCACCTCGATCGTCTCCCAGCCGTGCGTACGCAGGACCTCGACATACGCCTCCCACTGTTCGAGCGCGAGATCGACATCGACCTTCTCCCGCTCGATGTGCGTCACCAGGCCTTCGGCGAGACGCGGGCTGGGGCGGCGGACGAGGGCCTTCTTGCTGGGCACGAGGGAACTCCGTATCGGCGGGGCAGGTCCGGCGCCGTGTCGCGGCGTCGATCAGCCATCATGCAGCGCCGGTCCGCGCCGGCAAAACCCTCGTTGTCAGGCTGTGGCCCTCCTGAGATGCTCCGCCGTGTGGGAGTCCCGTGCTTCGAGGAGCTGTCGCGGAGTTCCTTCGAAGATCACCCGACCCCCGTCCCGGCCTCCGTCCGGGCCGAGGTCGATGATCCGGTCGGCGTGCGCCACGACGTCCAGGTTGTGCTCGACCACCACCACCGTGTTGCCGGCGTCGACCAGCCGGTCCAGCAGGGCCAGCAGGCCCTCGACGTCCGCCATGTGCAGCCCGGTCGTCGGTTCGTCGAGCACATACACCGCCCCCGTCCGATGCAGCCGCGTGGCCAGCTTGATGCGCTGCCGCTCACCGCCGGACAAGGTGGACAGCGGCTGGCCGAGCGTGAGGTAGGTGAGTTCGACGTCACGCAGGGCGCGCAGCCGGCGCCGTACGCCCGAGTCGTCGAAGAAGCCGAGTGCCTGATCGGCCGTCATCTCCAGGACGTCCGCGATGGAGTTGCCCCCGACGGTCAGCCGCAGCACCTCGTCCCTGAAGCGCCGCCCCTCGCAGTCGTGGCAGGTCGTCGTCACCGGATCCATGAAGGCGAGGTCGGTGTAGATGATCCCGCGACCCTCACAAGTGCCGCACGCGCCGGTGGAGTTGAAGCTGAAGAACCCCGGCTCCGCCCCCGTCTCGCGCGCGAAGAGCTTCCGTACCGTGTCCATGATCCCGATGTACGTCGCCGGAGTCGACCGCGCCGAGATCCCGATCGACGACTGGTCCACGACGACGGCGTCCGGATGGCCGTCGGTGAACTCCGCGACCAGCGTGCTCTTCCCGGACCCGGCGACCCCGGTCACCACGGTCAGCACCCCGGTCGGGAACTCGACGGTCACGTCCCGAAGGTTGTGCCGGTCGGCGCCCTTCACCCACAAACCGCCGGTGGCCGTACGCGCCTCTTCCTTGAGTGCGGTACGCCGACGCAGGCACCGCCCGGTCAGCGTCTCCGTCCCGGCCAGCTCGTCCGGCGTCCCCTCGAACACCACCCGCCCGCCCCGCGCACCGGCCCCCGGCCCCATGTCGACCACGTGGTCGGCGAGCGCGATGACGTCCGGATCGTGCTCGACGACCAGCACGGTGTTCCCCTTGTCGCGCAGCCGCAGCAGCAGGTCGCCGAGCCGGCCGACGTCCCGCGGGTGCAGGCCGACGCTGGGCTCGTCGAAGATGTACGTCATCCCGGTCAGGCTGGAGCCCAGGTGCCGCACCGTCTTCAGTCGCTGCCCCTCGCCGCCGGAGAGCGTCGCGGTCTCCCGGTCGAGGCTGAGGTAGCCGAGGCCGATCGCGTCGATGCGTTCGAGCGCCGTGATCGCGGCCCCGGCGATGGGGGCGGCGACCGGGTCGTCGATCTCCTTCAGTACGGCGACGAGGTCGGTGACCTGCATCCGCGTGCAGTCGGCGATGTTCCGGCCGCCGATCCGGGTGGCCAGTGCCGCCTGGTTGAGGCGGGCGCCGTGGCAGGCCGGGCAGGTGCCTTCGGCCAGGAAGTCCCGCACCAGGTCACGGGTCTTCTGGCTCATGGCCGACAGGTCGCGCTTGAGGTACAGCCGCTCGAACCGGTCGGCGAGCCCCTCGTACTCCGTGGTCCAGGTGCCGCCACCGCCGTTGACGGTGACCTTGCTGCCGGGCCGGCCGCGCATCAGGAACTCCCGCTCGGCGGCCGTGAACTCACCGACCGGCTTGTGCGGGTCGAGTTCGCCGGTGTTCGTGTACGCCTGCCCCTGCCAGGTGCCCGCCGCGAACGGCGGGAAGCGGACCGCCCCGTCCGCCAGCGAGCGGCCGGAGTCCAGCACGCGGTCCCAGTCCGGCCGTACCGTCCGGCCCAGGCCGTCGCACTGCGGGCACATGCCCGACGGGTCGTTGAACGAGTACGCCGTCGCCGGCCCGGCGCTCGGGGTGCCGTGCCGGGAGAACAGCACCCGGATCACCGAGTAGATGTCGGTCATCGTGCCGACCGTGGACCGGGAGTGGCCCCCGATCGGCCGCTGGTCGACGACGATGGCCGGCGTGAGGTCCTCCAGCGCGTCGGCGTGCGGGCGCTCGTACTTGGGCAGCCGGTTGCGCACGAACCAGGTGAACGTCTCGTTCAGCTGGCGCTGCGACTCGACCGCGATCGTGTCGAAGACGACGGACGACTTCCCCGATCCCGAAACGCCGGTGAACACGGTCAGCCGGCCTTTCGGGATGCGGAGGGTGATGTCCCTGAGGTTGTTCTCCCGGGCTCCGGTGAGGGTGATGAATGCGGGCATGCACCCGACGCTAGGCGGGATACCCGACAGCTTCTGGCGTGATTTCCTGGAGTTCTCCGTCCAGCAGCAGCCAGCGGGTGATGCCGATCGACTCCAGGAACGGCACGTCGTGGCTGGCCACGATCAGCGCCCCCTCGTACGACTCCAGGGCCGTGGTGAGCTGCCGTACGCTCGCCATGTCCAGGTTGTTCGTCGGCTCGTCCAGCATCAGCAGCTGCGGTGCCGGCTCGGCCAGCATCAGCGCGGCCAGTGCCGCCCGGAAGCGTTCGCCGCCGGACAGCGTCGCCGCCTTCTGATCGGCTCGGCCACCCCGGAACAGGAAGCGGGCAAGGCGTGCCCGGATCCGGTTCTTGGTGGCGCCCGGAGCGAACCGGGCCACGTTCTCGGCGACGGACAGCTCGCCGTCGAGCACGTCCAGCCGCTGCGGCAGGAACCGCAGCGGGACGTGCGCCTTCGCCTCACCCGACACCGGCTCCAGCTCCCCGGCGATCGTCCGCAGCAGCGTGGTCTTGCCCGCGCCGTTGCGCCCGATCAGCGCGATCCGCTCCGGGCCGCGCAGATCGAAACCGCCCGCCACGCGCGCGCCGTACGCGAGCTGAAGATCCAGCAGGGTGAGGACGTCGCGGCCCGGCGGTACGGCCGTGTACGGCAGGTCGACGCGGATCACGTCGTCGTCCCGTACGGCCTCCACCGCCTCGTCGAGCCGCTCCTTGGCCTCGGCGAGCTTCTCCTCGTGCATGATGCGGTGCTTGCCCGCGGAGACCTGCGCCGAGCGCTTCTTCAGCTTCATCACCGCCCTGGGCTCGCGCTTGTTGTCGTACATCTTGTTGGCGTAGCGGGTCCGCCTGGCCAACTTCGTGTGGGCTTCGACGAGTTCGCGTTTCTGCTTCTTCAGATCGGCCTCCGCGACCCGGACCATCCGCTCCGCCGCCTCCTGTTCGGTGGCGAGCGCCTCCTCGTAGGCGGAGAAGTTGCCGCCGTACCAGGTGATCTCCCCGGCGCGCAGATCGGCGATCTGGTCCACCAGGTCCAGCAGTTCGCGGTCGTGGCTGACCACGACCATGACCCCCGGCCAGGCGGCCACGGCCGCGTACAGCCGCCTGCGCGCATACAGGTCCAGGTTGTTGGTGGGCTCGTCGAGCAGCAGGACGTCAGGCCGGCGCAGCAGCAGCGCGGCCAGCCGCAGCAGCACCGACTCGCCACCTGAGAGCTCGCCGAGGGTGCGGTCCAACTCGATGTGGCCGAGCCCGAGTTCGCCGAGCGTGGCGAGGGCTCGCTCTTCCACGTCCCAGTCGTCACCGACCGTCTCGAAGTGCTCCTCGGCCACGTCACCCGCCTCGATGGCGTGCAGCGCGACCCGCTGCGCGGCGATACCGAGGGCCTCGTCGACGCGTAGTGCGGTGTCGAGCGTGACGTTCTGCGGGAGGTAGCCGACCTCGCCGGCCACGCGGACGGTGCCGTCGGCGGGGGTGAGTTCCCCGGCGATCAGCTTCAACAGGGTTGATTTTCCTGACCCGTTGATGCCGACGAGCCCGGTCCGGCCGGGGCCGAAGGCGACGTCGAGGTCCTCGAAGACGGGGGTGCCGTCGGACCAGGTGAAGGAGAGGGAGGTACAGGTGATGGCAGTAGGCATGCGGGCCTCCGCGGTTGCTCGAAGTGATCAGGGGCAAACGCGTATCGAGACACCGGCGACCAACGGGGGAGAAGCCCCGGGGGCATGAGAAAAGCCCTGCTCCGGAGGACGGCTCGAACGCCGAGGTCGCACGCGGCGCACACACCTCGAGGGTGTGACGCGGTGTCTCAGGACCTCAGACGAGCAACGTCCTTCTCCAATCGACGGCAACAGGACCGCTGTACACCGTAGGAGCCGCCTCCGGGGCTGTCAACGCATTAACGTGACCCCCTCACCGCACCAAGGAGGCCCCGTGCCCAACGGCTCGCTCTCGCTGCCGGCCCGGCTCTACCTGCTGGCCTGGGACACCGCGAGGCCGGAGGCCACTGATGCCGCCGGCCCGCACCACCTGGTCCGGGCCGGCGCCCTCACCGACCTGGTCCGGCGCGGCCTGCTCACCGACGAGGACGGCGTCGCCACGCCCGTGGACCTGGACTCCCGCACCGGGGACGCCGTCCTGGACGGGCTGCTGGAGCTCGTCCGGGAGTCCCGCCCGCACCGGTGGCGGGCCTGGGTGACGCTGCGGGCTCGGGTCACCCTGGACGCCGTACGGGAGCAGCTGACCGCCGAGGGCTACCTGCGCGCGGAGAAGAGCCGGGTCCTCGGGGTGTTCCCGACCGTGGAGTACGCCCTGGAGCACGTCGCCGCCGTCCGGGCGTTGCAGGAGGAGGCGCGCCGGTTTCTCCAAGGTCCGGTGCCGGTCGAGGAGGTCTCCGACCGGGACGCGGCCGTCGTGGCCTTGGCCGCCGCGGCCGAGCTGCGCACGCTGCTGCCGGGCAAGGACCGCACAGGCCACGGGCAGCGGCTGGAGGAGCTGACCGAACGGAGCTTGGCGGCCTCGCCCGTGCTGCGGAGGGCCCTGCCCGAAGTGCTGATGGCGGTGTCCGCACCTGCCGGTGGCTGAGTCCGCACGTCGATGTCGGATTCCTGCCAGCCGGCGGCCGGCCACGGCTGGTTGGGTGAACCGCATGACGAACCAGAACACCCTTCGCGAGCGCGCCCTCGCCTTCCGCTCCCTGCACGTTCCGGGGAGCCCGCTCCTCCTGCCGAACGCCTGGGACACCGCGAGCGCCCGTCTCGTCGAGGACGCGGGCGCCGCGGCGGTGGCGACCACGAGCGCCGGGCTCGCCTGGGCCCTGGGTGCGGCGGACGGCGACCGGCTGGAGGGCGACCGCGCCCTCGACGCGGTGGCGCGCATCGCCGCCGCGGTCGACGTGCCCGTCAGCGCGGACATCGAGAGCGGCTACGCGAAGGACCCGGCGGGCGTCGCCGACACCGTCCGGGCGGTGCTCGCGGCGGGTGCGGTCGGGGTGAACATCGAGGACGCGCTGTACGAGGTCGGAGGAGACCCGCTGCGGCCGGTCGCCGAGCAGGCCGAGCGTATCGCCGCCGCCCGCGGGGCCGCCGACGCCGAGGGCGTGCCGCTGTTCGTCAACGCCCGTATCGACACGCTCCTGCGCGGCGCAGGGGGAGTGGACCTCACTCTGGAGCGGGCCGCCGCCTTCCTCGTGGCGGGCGCCGACGGGATCTTCGTCCCCGGGGCCGTCGACCCGGGGACGGTGAAGCTGCTCGTCGACGGCGTCGA
The nucleotide sequence above comes from Streptomyces sp. NL15-2K. Encoded proteins:
- a CDS encoding WhiB family transcriptional regulator — encoded protein: MHIDTITPADLAWQTQALCAQTGADFFFPEPGSSVREAKRICGMCEMRTACLEYALANDERFGVWGGLSEKERLHLRRTTH
- a CDS encoding SDR family oxidoreductase, which codes for MSDAIGAEELAAFHRTVGKLRALPADDPVRLRAEQVAASFAREGRLRRRKTRGVELSAADAEGMAATATGARDRREDAPLALEDGRTGGVFRKPRTCYVCKSPYRQVDSFYHRLCPECAAHNTARRGLSTDLSGRRALLTGGRVKIGFQLALMMLRDGAELLVTSRFPHDTVRRFRAEAGSEKWLDRLTVLAVDLRDPRQVLGLCEELRQEGEPLDILVNNAAQTVRRPPESYALLAAGEYEALPEGARRAPGFAPLRMLESGASSLPVALREADEAGLLPDPSPENSWSARLGDLDPAEVLETQLVNALAPTLLCDRLLPLLLASPHPRRYVVNVTAVEGRFAVRNKMAGHPHTNMAKAALNMLTRTSAAELAGQGVHMCAVDTGWITDENPAPKKARMADAGFRTPLDVVDGAARVYDPIVRGEAGHPVSGVFLKDYREAQW
- a CDS encoding acyl-ACP desaturase, whose translation is MTITSPHLGSPSSAWTDARLLYALEEVVEKELNRHLSVAKDWMPHEYVPWSDGRNFPGIFEDGEAWEKEQSKVTEIGRIALVVNLLTEDNLPSYHHEIASLFGRDGAWGTWVHRWTAEEGRHGIVMRDYLLTSRAVDPDKLEQFRMAHMSEGFESDNRHSMLHSVAYVAFQELATRVSHRNTGHQSGDPVCDRMLARIATDENLHMVFYRNLLKAAFDLAPDLTMQAVRDVIVNFRMPGHGMPGFERAAAQMAIGEIYNMRIHHDDVIQPVLRFLKVLEIDGLGPEGLKAQEELGLYMSGLDSEASKFDEKLAARKARMAARAGA
- the ddaH gene encoding dimethylargininase, which translates into the protein MPSKKALVRRPSPRLAEGLVTHIEREKVDVDLALEQWEAYVEVLRTHGWETIEVDPADDCPDSVFVEDTVVMYKNVALITRPGARSRRAETMGVEEAVARLGCSVNWIWEPGTLDGGDVLKIDDTVYVGRGGRTNAAGVQQLRAAFEPLGARIVAVPVSKVLHLKSSVTALPDGTVVGHIPKVDKPSLFPRFLSVPEESGSHVVLLGGEKLLMAASAPKTAELLADLGHEPVLVDISEFEKLEGCVTCLSVRMRGLYA
- a CDS encoding excinuclease ABC subunit UvrA, which codes for MPAFITLTGARENNLRDITLRIPKGRLTVFTGVSGSGKSSVVFDTIAVESQRQLNETFTWFVRNRLPKYERPHADALEDLTPAIVVDQRPIGGHSRSTVGTMTDIYSVIRVLFSRHGTPSAGPATAYSFNDPSGMCPQCDGLGRTVRPDWDRVLDSGRSLADGAVRFPPFAAGTWQGQAYTNTGELDPHKPVGEFTAAEREFLMRGRPGSKVTVNGGGGTWTTEYEGLADRFERLYLKRDLSAMSQKTRDLVRDFLAEGTCPACHGARLNQAALATRIGGRNIADCTRMQVTDLVAVLKEIDDPVAAPIAGAAITALERIDAIGLGYLSLDRETATLSGGEGQRLKTVRHLGSSLTGMTYIFDEPSVGLHPRDVGRLGDLLLRLRDKGNTVLVVEHDPDVIALADHVVDMGPGAGARGGRVVFEGTPDELAGTETLTGRCLRRRTALKEEARTATGGLWVKGADRHNLRDVTVEFPTGVLTVVTGVAGSGKSTLVAEFTDGHPDAVVVDQSSIGISARSTPATYIGIMDTVRKLFARETGAEPGFFSFNSTGACGTCEGRGIIYTDLAFMDPVTTTCHDCEGRRFRDEVLRLTVGGNSIADVLEMTADQALGFFDDSGVRRRLRALRDVELTYLTLGQPLSTLSGGERQRIKLATRLHRTGAVYVLDEPTTGLHMADVEGLLALLDRLVDAGNTVVVVEHNLDVVAHADRIIDLGPDGGRDGGRVIFEGTPRQLLEARDSHTAEHLRRATA
- a CDS encoding ABC-F family ATP-binding cassette domain-containing protein, with product MPTAITCTSLSFTWSDGTPVFEDLDVAFGPGRTGLVGINGSGKSTLLKLIAGELTPADGTVRVAGEVGYLPQNVTLDTALRVDEALGIAAQRVALHAIEAGDVAEEHFETVGDDWDVEERALATLGELGLGHIELDRTLGELSGGESVLLRLAALLLRRPDVLLLDEPTNNLDLYARRRLYAAVAAWPGVMVVVSHDRELLDLVDQIADLRAGEITWYGGNFSAYEEALATEQEAAERMVRVAEADLKKQKRELVEAHTKLARRTRYANKMYDNKREPRAVMKLKKRSAQVSAGKHRIMHEEKLAEAKERLDEAVEAVRDDDVIRVDLPYTAVPPGRDVLTLLDLQLAYGARVAGGFDLRGPERIALIGRNGAGKTTLLRTIAGELEPVSGEAKAHVPLRFLPQRLDVLDGELSVAENVARFAPGATKNRIRARLARFLFRGGRADQKAATLSGGERFRAALAALMLAEPAPQLLMLDEPTNNLDMASVRQLTTALESYEGALIVASHDVPFLESIGITRWLLLDGELQEITPEAVGYPA
- a CDS encoding GPP34 family phosphoprotein, which translates into the protein MPNGSLSLPARLYLLAWDTARPEATDAAGPHHLVRAGALTDLVRRGLLTDEDGVATPVDLDSRTGDAVLDGLLELVRESRPHRWRAWVTLRARVTLDAVREQLTAEGYLRAEKSRVLGVFPTVEYALEHVAAVRALQEEARRFLQGPVPVEEVSDRDAAVVALAAAAELRTLLPGKDRTGHGQRLEELTERSLAASPVLRRALPEVLMAVSAPAGG
- a CDS encoding isocitrate lyase/phosphoenolpyruvate mutase family protein, with the translated sequence MTNQNTLRERALAFRSLHVPGSPLLLPNAWDTASARLVEDAGAAAVATTSAGLAWALGAADGDRLEGDRALDAVARIAAAVDVPVSADIESGYAKDPAGVADTVRAVLAAGAVGVNIEDALYEVGGDPLRPVAEQAERIAAARGAADAEGVPLFVNARIDTLLRGAGGVDLTLERAAAFLVAGADGIFVPGAVDPGTVKLLVDGVDAPLNVMAGPGAPPVAELAALGVARVSVGSGIAQAAHALVRRAARELLGAGTYGTLAGGLDYGEANALLGQAL